CTGACTCGTTTTGTCGTGCTGATCCTTGCCAAGTGGAAGAAGGAAGAATTTGCAGGAAACCTTGTGAGAATGATGCAGATTGTAAAGGAGCACTGAAGAGATGTGTCTGTGATAACGTTTGTGGAATGTCCTGTTTTAATCCAAGTAACAATTTGGTGAAAGCAAAATAGTTGTACTGTAGTAGAAAACCGATAACGGGACATTCATTATGTTTTCAAGTAAAGGAAGCTTTTTATTGGCAAATTCCAAGCAATTTTGGTCCAGTTTTTTTACACGTTTTCGGCTTTAAAATAACCATTTATTAGTTTCTTAATTAGATGCTCCTTGTGATGATTTGGATACATTCAGCAATGGGACAATCGAAGGCAACAGAACTTATGGCGATACAGTTCATTACATTTGCAATGATGGATTCATTCCCAAAGGAACAAGAACCAGGACATGTAGATCCGACAAGAAATGGACGGGAGCAGTTCCAACTTGCTTGGGTAAGATTGGCTGTGTCGAGATTTAAATTTAAGCGCATTTATGCATTTAGCATTCAAAGAAACTTTCCCAAATTGAACCACACCTGAAAAGGAATATATACCAAGTCCATTTATATCGCGTTGGATGGTATATAATGTAAAACTATATGAGTTATGTTTGCATCAATTTAACTTCTACTTTAAGTTATAGAAGTTTCCTAATTCCATTCATTTTTACAACATAATCAAATGCTtaataaatttgttcaatAAAATATCTATATACGCTTGCATTAGAAagttagtttattttgttacgattttaaaatgtaaataccgtacattgtttttcaaatatttaatttacgAAATTATTGTTTTGGAGTTCATTGTTTAACGTTTTAAGTCttttattgtatatattgTAAAAATACATACAGATATATGCTTGGTTAATTCATGACAAGAATGTGTTCAACTAACAATTTATTGACGGTTCTAACAAAGCAATAGCCCGTTGCTGCACATAATCATAAGTCATAAGTCAGGGCTTCTCTTGTTCTTGACGAACAAATAAGTAAGATAGTATGTACGTGATTTACACTTGTAGGTTACTTACCTTTtctattaaacaaaatttttattgtaaacagAGATAGAATGCGTCGTACCCAGAGCTCCAAGCTTCGGTTCTGTTGAACCTCCAAGGTATAGCAGAGTGGCATTGGATAAGACCATAACATACTCTTGTGGTCGAAGATATCGACTGGTCGGTACCTCTAGGGCAACTTGCGAAGAAAAAAGAACATTCTCTTCCCCACCACCACGTTGCCAAGGTAGGTATTGTTAAGAAAAAAAGTGTAATGGTGGGatgataaaagaaaaaagatgtttaaaatgtaatacTTTTATCAATCACATccaattaaacaattttcttagaaataacCTGTCCACGTCGAACCACACCTGCACACGCCAGACCAAGTTCATTAAAGTCGCGATGGCTGGTAGATGATGTTCTAAGTTACACTTGCGCTCTTGGGTATGACTTTAGGGGAAATCCCTCATCAACCTGTCTAGTTAGTGGAAGTTGGTCAAATACTTTACCATATTGCCACAGTGAGCAATTTATTGGATTTTTGTCATCTTATTACTATTCAAATGTCACATTTGTACTAAGATTTAAAGGGACTCAGATATAGAATAGATTCTTCTCATTGTAAACACATTGTCACACTATTTAGAGAAAAGTGATCATCAAGAATTGCCATTTCTACCTTCTAATATAGCACAGCATTTTAACAGAATTAATTCTgcagaagtaaaactttaCAGAATTACCGTTTCACAATCACTGTGAGTTATTACCAACACTCTGAAATAGCACGTAAGATTCATAATGTGCACGTTGATATTTCAGTACGACGATGTGCACACCGAGACGTTCCAGAACATTCTACAGCTAACCCTAATAAAAGTCAATGGGTTTATGGCGACAGAGTCACTTACACTTGTGATCTTGGCTACGAGTTGTCAGGATCGGCTGAATCACGTTGCACGTCAAGTGGTCGTTGGTCTGATCCTCCACCTACTTGCACAAGTAAGTCAGCAAGTAAGCAAGATGATGTTGAAACAGTTTTACGAGTTGCTTTTAAACGATACTGAACAATACAATCTCATTTTCGCAACCATTCTCCGAAACAAGATTTCAAACTAATAGTATTCCGCGGAACATATTTCCGAAAACTACGGAATTGGTGAAATTGCGGAAATTATAAAATGTTGAGGTTTGAAACCCTTGATGACGTCACGCGGGATTTTATCGTTTTGAAAATAGGAGTGGCTTGAGTAAGTTAATGCGTTGTACTTGTTCTAATAAAGCGACTGCTACGGACAAAACGGGTTACTGTAGAATAGATAATGTGCTCATACAAAATGAACAGTTTGCTTAACAAAATACAATACTTGTATATCCGGGCAATATTTGAACTAAAATCACTGATTCCGTGTTTTAACACAAGCGATAAATATATTTGAGTCTTGAAATTTTACGTTgcaatattttcttgtttaccaCAAACAGGCTGCCAAGGTAATCGTCATTCTGGTTTCAATTTCGATTTTCAAAAGGCAATCACAAAACTTAAAACCAACTTAAGGTGTAAATTACACATCCATGCTCGGTAAATTCACAAGTTTAAACAACCATATTTTCATAGCaccaagttttattttcaggaaAACTCAATTGTGAAGTAAATTTTAAGGCACAACGTTTTAACTGATCTGCTTTTCTCTAATCACGTTTCGCATCAAGTcacattttgttgaaaatttagaTCAAATTAATTAAACAGATTATGAAATTTCAGTTAAGATGTATTTATTTTCATGTATTACCTGTTCTGTAGcaaatgtttgcatttttcaaacagtCAAAGAATGCGACGTGCCTAGCCCTCCACATGCCGGTTCTGTTGCTCCTGCTGTTTACAGAGTGAAGTATGATGAAACTATAACTTATTCCTGTGATCGAAAATATCGCTTGGTTGGTCAAGCTGAAGCCACTTGTCAGGAAGATCGAACATTTTCTAGTCCACCACCACGATGCAATGGTGagtgattttaagtttacaacatttctatttttaatattatgttagctaaatatgtttttcttagaaataacCTGTCCACGCCGAACCACACCTGCACACGCTAGACCAAGTTCATTCAACTCGCGATGGGCGGTAGATGATGTTCTAAGTTACACTTGCAATGTTGGATATGACTTGAGAGGAAATCCCTCATCAAGCTGTCTAATTAGTGGAAGCTGGTCAAATAAGTTGCCGAACTGTCTTAGTAAgtatgaattttttaaaacaaaatcgtATGTTTAAActggtgtaccgacacttaatcacgcgacacttaatcacgcgacgcttaatcaccgacacataatcactaggacacttaatcacgcgacacataatcactagtacatttaatcacgcgacacatcatcactaggacatttaatcacgcgacttggatacttagtcacgcgacacataatcacttggatgtcggaaaagcgtgaggaaaattcagtaattcaagctcgtgtgcatctctttgtggggatggcgatgtggattgcttttaaggttggcctaaagccaaaggctattagtctttcttttagaactccccgacaattgtctttgactccgttgcgccggctttctctataatgtttctttaaatcaacaccagcttcataaagtctaattgttatattgtccgaagtaagttgtatcacaatagaaacattttcatcatcttttcacatttaaacaaaactataactccaattcagtaatgaacagtccagaaggtaaaactgatgttatgtgtagagacaagaaggggagattttaaccaaaccttagtttttatacaaacgcattagccaatcaggaagtaacatgtcattttgcattgctacgtataacccatgtaatatgtaacattattctattgtcaccgaagctcttgaccaaagtaccatcaaaacgttacaccgtaaaatacaatgTTAGTTGCATGTAAATATGCATGTACTTGTTAcaatgtaaattgtaaatgtaaataaacattgtaaatgtgtaattaaatgtcgcgtgattaaatgtcctagtgattatgtgtcgcgtgattaaatgtcctagtgattatgtgtcggtgattaagcgtcgcgtgattaagtgtcaccaaaccgttTAAACTACAAGCTTGTCGTTATCATTAAAATTGCCGAAGCATCAAAAAATTCGTTTGCCAAATGCGATGGTAGGTTAGTAACTGAACAAAGTAGTTTAAACTGGGCTTGTCTtatctttttttttgttcagtaCCTGTGGTGTTATGCTTTGTGTGCAGTATAGTTAAAAACTTTGCCGTGTAATAGGCTCTCTAATATCTTGCAAGGCCGTAACTGGGGTAAAATGTTAACCGAGGCTACAATATGATAAGCAATCATTGCATCTGCGGAAGCTGCGTTAAAATTGCCCCTCGAGACTCGATAAtggaaaattatatttatactTTAAATGCTCTTCTAGCTGCTTCGTGTGAAGAGCTAGAACCTTTAGAGAACGGAGAAATTTCTGGAAGCCTAACATACGGAAGTAAGGTCACATACACATGCAACGATGGATACTTTTTGGTTGGCAGCAGCACAAGAAGATGTCAATCTGACAAGACATGGAGTGGATCGGTGCCATTTTGTGAAGGTGTTCtgagtaatttttgtatttacagttttttctgtttttaatgaaTTTCATTATTTGCCTCCACTGAAATCCCTTGTTTCTAAACTCTAACTCTAACTCTAAAGAAACTCAAACTCAAAGTCTAAAGTTTCAGTGATGGATTCAGTAAGTTTGTGtttagcaaaatgtttatttgatgCACCCTTtgtattaataattaaatattatcGTTCAGATAAACAAAGACTCTTgggtttgaaataaaaatgcatttgaTTTTGGAAAAACATTCGGTGAAGTTTAAATCAATCAGAAAGTTGACCCTTAACTAGAAGGAGTTCATGAATTTAATTATATTCTCgtatttacttgttttttttttctaggAATTGGTTTTCAAAgcttacaaagtttttataactAAACTGTCGTCGATGTCGATAAGTTATCTGTCGTTATTATGTCGAACTTATAGTGTATTAGAATCATTGCTTTTATTAAAGGTTTTGATAATTGTCAAAGGCGATCACAGTTCTCTCATTAATTTTTGCAATCAGTGAAAAAATGCGAGGATCCTCCACAACCGGAGCATGGTTCAGTGGAAGACAGTGGAGTCGATTACAGTTACGGAAGTCGAATTGAGTTCCGCTGCGATCCCGGATTCAAGATTCAGGGCGACCCAGTGGGAAGATGCAATGAAAATGGGACATGGGGGGAGACACCGATATGCGTGGGTTGGTCAAATTTATGTCTTGTTTTTGATGTAACAAACATATAAATGGAAACATCATGCGtcaaaaaaaatatagaaatGTATTGTTTTACCCTATTAATCCCGTTATGTCAAACACTTCTCACCGTTTTGGCGAAGTGATCACAATTAAATAGCGCAGCTTGAACACCAACAATAACTTATTCACAAGTAATTTTGTGTCTACTACTTCATGTTTGTAATTGGGTTAAGCATGTAACAAATACGTCACACTTAAACAGTGGACACAGATTGTGATTTTGAGGATTTTCGACGGCCTTTCTGTGGATTTGAAAATCTGCAAAACGGTTTTAGCAGAGTTTTTGCAACAAACGTACCTCAAGGAAGCAGAGGTAAGGTTATGGTTTCAATGTTTATGTAAACATTATACAAACGTCcaatttaacaataataattatttacaaGAGCTTTATGACTATTCAGGTTACGTCGCCAGGGCCCAATTCTCTTCTTTAGGAAGAGATTCTCGAGCGATACTCGTCTCTCCAAGAATTTCGCGCTCACGTCATCTCTGTTTGAAGTTTAATTACAAAGTAGACGAATTTAGGCCTGGAAGTAGATTTTACTTTCAGCGTGAGGGAGAGGAGTATGTCTTTTTCACTTGGACTTTAATCTTTTCTACAACTTCAACTTCTTCCATTAAATCACTGTGTACTTCAATTTCTGTTTCAGCACAATTTCAAACGCCAGCATTTaattttacagcaaacatAACTATGACttataaaatttgtcattCATCCAGGCAACCTTTGTGGTCATTCGATTCTGGTCAACCTCGAGGCGCTTGGTTAAGCGTCGAATATCCCTTCCCAGCTTCGAGAAATGACCTTCAACTTGACATCACGGTATCCAGCTCCCAATTTTCGACCTCAGTTGACCTTGATGATATTACCTTTACCGAGAGCGCAGATTGCGGTGAGAATTGatttattgtaataattttctCTTGTTTGATAATCTCTTGTTTTTGAGCTTgagttttttaacattttcaaaaattgtttagaTATTGTAGTAAGTCGTAATTATTGCgtttaatataataatatataacaataataatatcaattaaataattaattatattaataaCGTAACATGTTGCAGTGATTTATGACGACCGTGTTCCTAAGCTATTTgaaaacgaaaaatattttataaattttgttttaaactcgTTTCATTgcacttgaaatatttttcagcgATTTCCTGTATTGTCCCTGGGGCGCCATCACACGGCTCTGTATCCCCGGCTCCAGGAAGCCGGGTTACTACGAGAGGCAGAATCACTTACACTTGTAATGAAGGTTACGCTATCAGTAGATATGGGTCAATTGAATTGACAGCCACATGTGAAGAAGATAGGCGATGGAATGTTGACGCTCCTGTTTGCGAAGGTGATGTCTATTAAGTTACCGTATAAAAGCCGTAACAgttgatttttatgtttcatcTGGATTATGTTGTCCTGctttaataaatcaaataattttatgTGCTTTGCAACTTTTGTAAACTGCACGCAAACTAGTTCTTATCATTTGTCACAAAAGTTCGAACCATATTATCAGGCTGACTttaaacttaatatttttatcaacagCTACTTGGTCATCGTGGCACGAATGGTCAAGATGCTCCAGGAAATGTGGAGGCGGATTGCAACGAAGAACCAGATATTGCCAAGCTAATGTGAGGCAGCGAACAAATTGTCCGGGACCTGATGCTGAAAGTAGGAAGTGCAACACTCGTAGTTGTTTCAGTGATGGATTCAGTAAGTTTGTGTATAAACAAGATATTTATTTGATGCATCTTTTTGCATTATTATCGTTCAGACAAACAAAGAGTTTTGGTTTTCAAAGcaaatgcattaattttagaaaaaaaattcaatgaAGTTTAGTTATTGGATCAATTAGGAAATTGCCCTTTAACTAGAAGGAGATCAtgaatttaaatatattttcgttttttccAGGAATTGGTTCCAAAgcttacaaagtttttttaactaaaCTGAATTACGACGATGCCAAGAAAAGTTGCCGTGATAAAGATGGCAGGCTGGCCATGCCTAAAACAAGAGCAATTCAAGAGAGAATCTTGCATGAGCTGCCAAAACCTGGTACCTACCTGGTTGGTATGACGAAGCAACGAGGTGTCTGGCTGTTCGACGACGGGACCAGGGTTCCCTTACGTGGGCATCGAGGTTATCAAGCCTGGGGTCAAGGACAACCAGATAATAATGGGTGGTGGGGTGAAAGTTGCGCTGGAATACGACGCATACGACGAGATTTGGCAGACTGGAATGACGTGCGATGTTCTGGTTGGCTTATTAACTACAACTACATTTGCGAAACAGAGGAAGCCACTGATTTTCCAACAGGTAATTTGAAAGaggttttaaatgaaaaagtgAAACCCAATTGGTCAAAACTACAACGTCACATCTTAAATTGTTTTACGGTCCTAGACTCAAGTTGTCTTCGACCCGTCGTCCCGGCTTCAGTTTTAATGTCAGGGCGAAACGAAACAACTCACAGGGCAGGGACGACCCTGATATTCTCTTGCGCAGATCAACGCCTAGAGTTGAACGGGAACTCATCAATCACGTGCAGGGAAGGTGGCACGTGGGACAGAGAACCTCCTAACTCGTGTTGTAAGAAACGTTTTTTTCTAGTTGTTTTgctaagaacttaacttcattTTCTACGTTATGCAAATACAATTAATGCCatgtatttaaaaactttggtaGTGgccaaactttatttgtttgtgCCCAGTATACCTGCATATTACTCATGAATGGAATCTACCAACGCCTTAGTTACGATTTGGCTTGAAATGTAACTTGAAAGGTCGTGTGCATGGTTTGTAATTATTTACCACAAAACTATTGTGTCTGTTCACAGCGTTTCCCGATGCTTGTCAAAGTAGCCCATGTCAGAATGGAGGGATTTGCCATCGTAACCGGTGGAGTTATTATTGCATCTGTCCTCGTAACATTCGGGGAGACAACTGCCAACAAAGTATAGAAAAGCGTAAATTAGTTAAACTCTAtaaaggaaaaacaaaagaTGTGAATAATTTCTAGCTATTGAATACAATTATGCAAAATACTTAACTGCAAATTATTATCAGATTTGCGTTCGTGAATGGTTTTGTTTCGCAGTGATGATAGATCCTTGCCGAGACAATCTTTGTCAAAATGGCGGCGTCTGTCGAAGAAATGGAAACACCTACCGATGCGATTGTTCTCAATTATGGTGGGGCTACAACTGCAACAAAGGCAAGATCTGCTACTACATAGATTGATTCATTCTTGAAAATATTgatacaaagttttaaaacaaaaattttgtccGCCCCTGACAATGTATTGTTGCGTGGCAATATAGAATCAGGTTTGAACGTATCAAACTATAAACAAATAACGACATAGTTTAAAACAGGATTTTCGGTCACATCatagtattttttaaatccaatgtatttttattgtagtTGGGAGAAGGTGCCGAACGATCCCAGATGAAACTGGCAGAAGATTTGGTGTAATTGGAAATGTTGACTTGTACTTTCCTGGGTCTGTTGTAAGATTTTATTGTCAAGAAGGTTATATGTTAATTGGCCACAGAGAGCTCAGATGTGAAACCGACTTTCGATGGGATGTAGCGCCTCCAATATGCAAGCGTGAGTCTGTGTTTCAACCAATATGATGAGATTACAAACGAAGTGGTCTGACTAATTTCAGCTTCATTTCTAGATGCtccatttcttttttttattgcgtaaAACATagttatttaaattaatttctgttttttctcTGCTCCTTGTAGCAAGCTGCCGCTTTCCTGCGTTGCAAAGAAATATGAAGATAATTGGACAACGCTCAGCTCAATACGCGGTAGGAACCAAGTTGGCAGTGAGTTGCGTGGATAATCGAAAACGCTTAAACATGCAGCAGGTTATACAATGCAGGGGATCAAATCGATGGCAGCCAAATATATCGTCCTACCATTGTGTTTGGAAAATGTAATTCTAATGTGTTTATAAATCTTCATAAATCACTTTTTCAAACtgaattgttgaaaaaataaaataggtttaaaattacttttgttCTACAGAAACGTTTAAGTCCAGGCCCTACATTAAGTAGAAAGAAAGATAACGTATGTTGCAAACAAACTACCACATTGTGTAACGATTATTTTCTCGTTCATGTAGCCAGGCTTAATTTCACATTTacggtgaaccgcgacaccTTTAACTGCACATAAAGGTGAGTAACTGTGAGTAACCTTCCACTGTGAGACTTTGTAGCGTTATCACGCTAATGAAACAAACCGATGATCTTCGAAAAGCCACATTTAATTGGTCTCAGCCAGACGCCGACTCAGACTAAAAACTCTAAAAAGCGTACAAGGGTGCCAAATCATGtgattaaaatagttaacaaaCGCGTAGGTGCTGATTGGTAAAAAATGCTTCAAGCAAAAACACGGTGGTAAGTAACGACACAACATGTGAGGAACAAAGTCCGTAACAATTGTGCCATGTATATAAGTGTCGTGTTAGATATTGTTTCATCAGTATGAAGCATCGACAAATGAGAAAACGACTTTTGAAAAGCATAATCggacaaaatatttattaatcaTATGTCATGCAAGTCTTGACAACTGTCATTTAGCCTTGAAATCATAGCATTTTTCGACAAGTTCAGTTTTATGATAAAAACCAGTTAGGCATTTTAGACAACGCTTGAAGTACTTTAAGAATGACTCTCGATCAATGGCAAGTTATACATAACACCTATATGGCGCGCTTCAAGCGTACATGTATCAACTCCAAATAAAGCAAAGGTCTGGTTTTTGTGGGAGGAATATAAACAGGCTTTGCAAGTGACAATACATTACTACAacggtaaaataaaacaaacaggaAAATTGTTGGCTGAAAGTGATGAAACACTGGAATGctttttttttctattctGCTCGTATGAATACTGCGTCAGATTTTGGTTTGATGTTGTCAAAAGATGTTTGCGTTGCTCAAGTCTAGAGTCAGTAGTGTTAAGGTTTATATCGTTGAAAAGCAGTTTAGATATAAACCtcaaaaatcaaactttggTTATCTTTACTATTAAAGGTAGTATATGCTTGTATATTTAGCATTGCTGAGTATATTTATGATGCTACTGCAACAGACGATGTACAAGTAGCGCATTATCATGTGACGTAAAATACATTAGAGTgaccttgtttgtttttgtgagGGAAGTTAAGAAACATGCCAATATGCTAACAAATTAGAGGTTGggcatatttttcaaaacattccCGGCACAGCGGTGCGACCCCGCACACAATCTGAGAGCCATTTCACATGAAAACATCCAGAAAAGCAATCCTTAGGCCCGGCAAATCGTCTTCTATATGCGTGTTATTGTAAAACGACTAGAATAgaaaataaacacataaataaagcaacaAACGTTATAACTCAAAATTACTGTAACTGGCTAAAATATATTCATTGTTTATCAACAGACGGTGACGTTATGTTGTCTTGTTGCCAATACTAGAATTATCATTTCATTGTTACACCACAATCACTCACAATATGTGCGTATCATTGTCGGGATTAAGTGGAGATTTGTCCCAATAAACGAGAGAATAATGGAGTCTAGTGccgaagtgcacaaccaggtgacgtcataatctgAGTAGTTGGGTTACTATTACGCAAAGACATTCTGTGGTTATGCACTTCTGCACCAGACCTGAATTATTTGTGCCATGTcaacttttgttccgttcttGGGACTTTTGTTTGAAGTGGTGAAGATTTGAGCTAAGGAAGTTAATACTACACcactgttgttaaagataggcggtttgTTTAAGAGAATTAGTAGGCTATGCAAAAACCTTTATTTAGTTGTTTTGcctttaattgaagttagatttacaCTAGATGGtagatttaagttaggtttaggttactatgttataacatttaagctAGGTTAACAAAATGGTGTGAAATAGTTTCGATTTTtctcaatgaaaaaaatgacaGCTTTAAGCAAGTTTCAgcttttaaacttaaatttgcttttaattgaTACCCATTGCTGTTGAGAGATAAATCGTAAGCCATCAAGGTGTTGAGTAAAGGCTTGATAAATTGTGCCAATTCAACAAAAATGGAGTCAACCACGTCGTCATCGAACTTTACAAGGACCGTTGTGAAGCTGGACACCTGGGATATTGTGACTGTTGTTGTCTATTTTGTTCTTGTCGTCGCCGTGGGCTTGTTTGTGAGTATAACCTTCGGTCATTGGTCGATTCAACCAACCGATGAATATTGAATAATTTTTTCCAAGTTCAATTGACCTTTTTTTAATCGTA
Above is a window of Clavelina lepadiformis chromosome 8, kaClaLepa1.1, whole genome shotgun sequence DNA encoding:
- the LOC143469448 gene encoding uncharacterized protein LOC143469448 — translated: MEIEFCQVCAVIVLLSTTYQISAQCPRRNQTKADAVGRPCRKPCPSQAQCKGGKICRCDHECGTSCINMNNFCGLPSVIPNMARVRVYRRLSNGSLVLKPSPPYQYDDMAEYECAPGYRLEGSQNFNLCHGRKSWTRLAVCARSCRRFDQERVLQNLMICGTNCVTSSDCTEDMSCVCDGYCGRTCVNPDIDCGEAPPSTHASIKYDGEGFQRRAYYRCDVGFYPQSGDLTRKCTRRGTWSGRLINCAPTTCGDPLPSIRSMGGDIVQDQHDPYLVGHQVTFQCSPGQRFLGDSVQTCMEDGQWSGLNAICDFIDDESRCPHPGVPINGNLLTRSNFTVGAMVEFECDEGYSMIGDRQQECFYFLQWSDGGAPKCIDPRYPASNSASLRRLQGNLETTEDLVHSHSLGHSLPSTSTVLHETIFVIDISEDVSDETLRVSLKFAENLVIEASRDNYLKCAIIVFASGSKVVLKFASVPTQEVIRSLRTILTDREKFVQNVGELRNTAEGLRKLREVYSRIAQNISENMRNIFLFINGQHFPGLISPKIVMQDFKDGLSKNLPNIYVIAFGSNILYSYRPDTLKGKDFCRCGTSADVGNVKKRASIGRVVKGTEANLAAWPWQVLIAENRARVSNTYRRVRGGGSLINHRWVLTAAHVFHGMARPRDWAHNILLTFGIRQLPESDQSQLSSHVQVFQAEKIYEHENFSINTFDYDIALVLVGRELKQLGLYWQQTGNAGWVNYTSYVRPVCLPCMDGNCIGEYLERNKRTLFGRKISESDKCKTEGDWLIEKGELERKSVLTVVTGFGETRIRNPSDFDFKVSKFLTQALIRLHNDERCNRSIAKMRKQGLPEGITFTDQMICGIGGNPGIITDACKGDSGGPLVREFKENVLGKGCWIQIGIVSWGWGCGLTYTENGIKYPFPGYYTSVAPLMSWITEIQQQTEPELVHPDSFCRADPCQVEEGRICRKPCENDADCKGALKRCVCDNVCGMSCFNPNAPCDDLDTFSNGTIEGNRTYGDTVHYICNDGFIPKGTRTRTCRSDKKWTGAVPTCLEIECVVPRAPSFGSVEPPRYSRVALDKTITYSCGRRYRLVGTSRATCEEKRTFSSPPPRCQEITCPRRTTPAHARPSSLKSRWLVDDVLSYTCALGYDFRGNPSSTCLVSGSWSNTLPYCHIRRCAHRDVPEHSTANPNKSQWVYGDRVTYTCDLGYELSGSAESRCTSSGRWSDPPPTCTSKSAIKECDVPSPPHAGSVAPAVYRVKYDETITYSCDRKYRLVGQAEATCQEDRTFSSPPPRCNEITCPRRTTPAHARPSSFNSRWAVDDVLSYTCNVGYDLRGNPSSSCLISGSWSNKLPNCLTASCEELEPLENGEISGSLTYGSKVTYTCNDGYFLVGSSTRRCQSDKTWSGSVPFCEGVLMKKCEDPPQPEHGSVEDSGVDYSYGSRIEFRCDPGFKIQGDPVGRCNENGTWGETPICVVDTDCDFEDFRRPFCGFENLQNGFSRVFATNVPQGSRGYVARAQFSSLGRDSRAILVSPRISRSRHLCLKFNYKVDEFRPGSRFYFQREGEEQPLWSFDSGQPRGAWLSVEYPFPASRNDLQLDITVSSSQFSTSVDLDDITFTESADCAISCIVPGAPSHGSVSPAPGSRVTTRGRITYTCNEGYAISRYGSIELTATCEEDRRWNVDAPVCEATWSSWHEWSRCSRKCGGGLQRRTRYCQANVRQRTNCPGPDAESRKCNTRSCFSDGFRIGSKAYKVFLTKLNYDDAKKSCRDKDGRLAMPKTRAIQERILHELPKPGTYLVGMTKQRGVWLFDDGTRVPLRGHRGYQAWGQGQPDNNGWWGESCAGIRRIRRDLADWNDVRCSGWLINYNYICETEEATDFPTDSSCLRPVVPASVLMSGRNETTHRAGTTLIFSCADQRLELNGNSSITCREGGTWDREPPNSCSFPDACQSSPCQNGGICHRNRWSYYCICPRNIRGDNCQQMMIDPCRDNLCQNGGVCRRNGNTYRCDCSQLWWGYNCNKVGRRCRTIPDETGRRFGVIGNVDLYFPGSVVRFYCQEGYMLIGHRELRCETDFRWDVAPPICKRESVFQPI